The DNA segment ATGAAGCTTTGAATAAGTCACCAATCGATACACTGGCTGTTAAGCCATAAATGATTAACACAATACTCGGAGGTAGCATGGTACCTAATGCTCCGCCAGCACAAGTGGTACCAATGGCTAATTTGCGGTCATAACCTAAACGAAGCATTTGAGGCAGAGCAAGTATGCCAAGCAGGACAGTTTCACCACCAATCACGCCTGACATCGAAGCGAGTAAGACCGCGACTAATAGAGTTTGTACGGCAACGCCACCACGGACTTTACGCCCAACAGATTTCATCGCATCGAATAAATCGCGAGCAATGCCGGATCGATCAAGTAATGCTGCCATGAGTACGAACATGGGAACAGCAAGGAAAATGTAGCCATCAACAAAGCTAAACATGCGGCTAGAGATCAATGGTAAAGCATCTACTCCAAACCACCCTAAGGTGAAAAATAAGGCGACAAAACCCGTCACAAAGGCTAATTGCATGCCAGTGAGTAATAAGCCAATCATCATAACGAGCATGAGTAAACTGGCATAACCGATACCTAGAGCAGACAAATCAAACATCTTTATTACTCCTTAAAGACTTGATTTCATAGATGATATGAAGAATGAACTGTACAGAAAGAATGCAAAAAATAATAAAGATAAGCGCCTTTAACAGTGCTGGATATGGGGGATTGAAATAAGAGCCTGATGTTTCTAGTCGGAACTCACCCCATGGTGTAAACCAAGCAGTTTTTGTCATGGTGTAAGAAGCCCATGCCATCATCAATGAGAATGCTAGCCCAACAATGTGGTGAACCATATTTAATACGCGACGTGTTTTTGCTGATACAGCGTCATAGATTAACACCACTCTGACATGCTTATCTGTGGCAAAAGCATAGATACCACCAATAACGAATAAACTGCCACCGACAAATGAAGCCGTTTCATGAACCCAGGTCGTTGGTGCATCAAATACATAGCGCATTAATACTTCATAGAAAGAAATAAACACGGTGAAAATAAATAGCAGGCTCAGTGCATGGCTTATTTTTATGATCCAACGATCTAGGCGGTTTTTCGGCGCCTCATCATGTTCATGAGAATTAGGAACATCTTGCATAAAACAACCTATTGAAAAGCGAATAAGATAAATGAGGAGGGCGAAGAATAACCCTCCGAATTGAGATTTACGAGTTACAGTAATCCATTTTCTTCAAGGTATTTAGTCACTGAATCGTAGACTTTTTGTGCGTTAGGTGAACGTTCAGCAAATACTTTCCACTGTGTTTTGGCGATAGCTCGGAACTTTTTACGTTCTTCTGCTGACCAATTGTGGATGGTGATGTTTGGATCTTTCTCTGCTTGTGCAACGGCTGCTTGGTCAGCAATACGAAGCTCAGTGGTCATATCATTAGCAAAATCACGTACAGATACCGTTAGGATTTCTTGTAGATCTGGCGACATTTTGTCCCATTTCTTCTGGCTGATGGATACGTCGATTAAAGGTAGAGAGTGAAAGCCAGGTTGGACTGGATGAGAGGCAATGTCATTCATGCCTGCTTTTTGATTGGTTGAAAATACGGTGTAATCCGCAGCATCAATAACGCCTTTGCTTAACCCTGTGAAAACTTCAGAACCAGGTAAGTTAACGGGCGTAGCACCTGCTGCTGCAAAAACTTGCTGAACAAGACCTTCCGGCGCACGAATTTTTAGACCTTTTAGATCGTCAACACCATCAAGAGGGACTTTTGATACTAATGATTCCACACCCGTTGTTGAACCACCAATAAACTTCACACCGTATGGTTTGTATAGCTCGGTCATTAATTCATAACCACCACCATAGTTAATGTATTGCAATAGTTGTCCTGTATTAGACCAAGCGCCAACCATGTTACCGATTAAACCAAATGCAGGATCTTTACCTGAGAAATACTCAGTAGCAGTAAGTTGTCCATCTAAGATGCCTTGGCGAATAGCATCCAGAGTTTCTGTGTTTTTTACCACACTACCTACAGGCAGTAGTGAAATTTTAATGCGTCCAGCAGACATAGTTTCAACACTTTTTGCCCATTTTTGCTGAACTTGAAAGTTTTTATCGCCAGAGGGATCTGAGGATTGAATTTTAAGGTTAAAGTCAGCAGCAAGAGCGGAAGTCGAAACTATCCCAGCGAGAGCCGCAGTAAGCAGAGTTCGTGTAAATTTCATTCTATAGTCCTTTTAGTTGCACGTTCATACACTATTAATAGCGTATAAGTTCCGATTATAAGTGTAATGTTACCGGTAACTTGTTATTAAGATGTTACCGGTAACTATAGCCTGGTGCTATTAACTTGATCACAAAAATCACTCAGTGAAATAAAACTTGCACTGTTATCGATGGTGGAAATAAGAAGGATAGGTTGGGAAGGTATAGTAAAGGCGACATTTATGTGCGAAATGTTAGGGTCTGTTGACCTTTCGTTAAGTCTCATTTACTTAGAATAACTAAGCAGCAATCGACTCGCCTAAAATTTCTTTATCTCGAACAAAATTTAATCACGAAAATCAACAGCCCTTAGGAAAGCTCATCAGCAAAAATCTTATCGCGAATTTTCCAAAATCGGCCTGATTTTCTCGCAATGATAAACAAAGGCAAGCGGAAGCGATGTTGATGATTAACCACTTTAGTTGGTGTACTTTCCTCAAAAGGGCGATGTCTATCGGCAAGATGTGGTCGAACAAATTGCTCGGCAAAAATTTGTTTTTGTTTTTTGGTATTGAGTGACCAAAACTCATGAACTAATGCGTGGGGCTGATCATCATTACTTTCGCCAGAGTAGGTGACTTTAAGCTGGGACTTACCATCTTGGGTTTTATGGACATTAAGCTCCATGTCTTTACATTCAAACACTAAAGCATCTTTTAAATTAAGAGCGTCACGCAGTTTTTTATCAGGGTCGACTAGGGTGGCATCGCATTGGTGGCAGATACGCGCTGCGATATCATTATCCGCACCACATTCAGAGCAAAACTTAGCTTTAAAACGATAGTCGCAATGTTCACGTTCACCAGTAGGTTGTTCGTGTTCATCAAGTACTTCAAAGTAGCCTTGGCAACGACGGCCGTAATGTTCGATTAACATGCCATTGCTATCGAGTTTACCCCAGAATGTATTATTAAAACCGCAAGCAGGGCATGGGATGGTGACGCTGTCACTATTTGGATCTGGCTTTACTTCTCCGACTTCCGGCTGATAGAGGTCGTAATTATTGCCCGCGTAGTCTAATACTAAGCATTCTTGTTTATTTTCCGCTAGGCGAAGCCCTCGGCCAATGATTTGTTGGTATAAGCTCACTGACTCGGTAGGGCGTAAAATTGCAATGAGATCGACATGTGGTGCATCAAAACCTGTGGTTAATACTGAAACATTGACGAGAAACTTGATTTGCTTGTATTTGAATTCATTAATGATTCGGTCGCGCTCGCTTTGGTGAGTGTCACCAATGACTAATGCCGATTGTTCAGGCGGTAATAAGCTTAAAATTTCTTGCGCGTGGCGAACCGTTGCAGCAAAAATCATGACGCCTTGTTTGTCTTTGGCAAGTTCAATAATTTGCTGAACGATTTGTG comes from the Vibrio gangliei genome and includes:
- a CDS encoding TRAP transporter substrate-binding protein; its protein translation is MKFTRTLLTAALAGIVSTSALAADFNLKIQSSDPSGDKNFQVQQKWAKSVETMSAGRIKISLLPVGSVVKNTETLDAIRQGILDGQLTATEYFSGKDPAFGLIGNMVGAWSNTGQLLQYINYGGGYELMTELYKPYGVKFIGGSTTGVESLVSKVPLDGVDDLKGLKIRAPEGLVQQVFAAAGATPVNLPGSEVFTGLSKGVIDAADYTVFSTNQKAGMNDIASHPVQPGFHSLPLIDVSISQKKWDKMSPDLQEILTVSVRDFANDMTTELRIADQAAVAQAEKDPNITIHNWSAEERKKFRAIAKTQWKVFAERSPNAQKVYDSVTKYLEENGLL
- a CDS encoding DEAD/DEAH box helicase codes for the protein MFNLRPYQADSVKAVIHYFRRSNDPAVIVLPTGAGKSLVIAELARLAKGRVLMLTHVKELVEQNHAKYESYSTEDRPLKGSIFSAGLGRKETEEQVVFASVQSVVRNLDAFANQFSLLVIDECHRVPDNPKSSYRKVISHLQNVNPGIKILGLTATPYRLGMGWIYQYQVRGKSGQVRSQEPRFFRDCIFELPIQYLLDEGFLTPARMIDAPVLSYDFSHLKPALAGRYKEADLDLVIEQSKRATPQIVQQIIELAKDKQGVMIFAATVRHAQEILSLLPPEQSALVIGDTHQSERDRIINEFKYKQIKFLVNVSVLTTGFDAPHVDLIAILRPTESVSLYQQIIGRGLRLAENKQECLVLDYAGNNYDLYQPEVGEVKPDPNSDSVTIPCPACGFNNTFWGKLDSNGMLIEHYGRRCQGYFEVLDEHEQPTGEREHCDYRFKAKFCSECGADNDIAARICHQCDATLVDPDKKLRDALNLKDALVFECKDMELNVHKTQDGKSQLKVTYSGESNDDQPHALVHEFWSLNTKKQKQIFAEQFVRPHLADRHRPFEESTPTKVVNHQHRFRLPLFIIARKSGRFWKIRDKIFADELS
- a CDS encoding TRAP transporter small permease subunit codes for the protein MQDVPNSHEHDEAPKNRLDRWIIKISHALSLLFIFTVFISFYEVLMRYVFDAPTTWVHETASFVGGSLFVIGGIYAFATDKHVRVVLIYDAVSAKTRRVLNMVHHIVGLAFSLMMAWASYTMTKTAWFTPWGEFRLETSGSYFNPPYPALLKALIFIIFCILSVQFILHIIYEIKSLRSNKDV